The DNA sequence GAAGGTGGTTCAATAACTCCTGCCAGTACAGCTCCAGCACCAATGTGACAATTCTTCCCTACAGTTGCTCTTCCACCCATAACCACATTCATATCAATCATCGTACCTTCACCGATAACGGCACCAATGTTAATGCTAGCTCCCATCATAATAACCGCATTGTTTCCAATCTCAACTTGGTCACGGATGATAGCACCAGGTTCAATACGAGCTTGAATGTTCTTCATATCTAAAAGCGGAATAGCTGAGTTTCTGCGGTCGTTTTCAACAACGAAGTCTTCAATTTTAGCTTCATTAGCTTGAATCGCAGAATCAATCTCTTTCCACTCTCCAAATAAAACCCCTGTATTTCCTGTAATAAACGTTTTTGTGTTTGCGCCAAAATCGATGCCTTCAAGGTCACCTTTAATATGTACTTTAACCGGAGTTTTCTTTTCACTTTTTGAAATAAATTGAATTATTTCGTTTGCATCCATCATTTTCATCTGTCTTTCCTCCTCAAACTTTGACAAAATTCATTCTCTTCCTATGATAGTGATTCACTAGAAAAAATGCAATCTGAATCACTTATCTTTTTAAGATTCCATTAGAAGTCCTTCCCATACTTCTAAAAGGAAATTTGGGAAAAGGAATTTTTCGGCCTCATTACCATAATTGGACTTTATTATTGTAAATTTTCAGTGAATATGGTAGTTTGAAACCTAGAGATTCGTTTAACTACTCATATCCACTAGGGGTGCTTTACAAGCTGAGAGAGGATACTATCCTTAACCCTTGAACCTGATCTAGGTAAACCTAGCGTAGGAAAGTGGTCGATACATAGTACTACTCACCTTGAGTAGCACACTATAGTTGTTGACTCAAACCACTTTCTATCTGAAAGTGGTTTTTTATGGCTTGGTATCAATTCAAATTATGTAAGGAGGTGTCATATGAACAAAGAAAAGATAAATTCTTTGGTTCAACGTATAGAAGAAAATAAAGAACAATTACTTGATTTAGCCAAAGCTTTGATGTCATTTGAAACGCCTAGTCCTCCTGCAAGGAATACAGAATCCGCTCAACAATTTATTGCAGACTATTTACAAGACTTAGGCTTTTCAATTGATAAGTGGGATGTTTATCCTGGAGACCCTAACGTAGTAGGAACACTCACCGGCACTCATTCAACTAAGGCTAAAAGCCTACTTATTAATGGGCATATCGATGTTGCAGAGGTCCATGAAGAGGAGGAAAACTGGGACAGTCCTCCTTTTACTCCTGTTATTAAAGATAATATTTTATATGGTCGTGGTGCAGCCGATATGAAAGGTGGGCTTGCAGGAGCTTTATTTGCGATAAAAGTGTTAAAAGAAGCGGGAATCGAATTACCGGGTGACCTTATTTTTCAATCTGTCATTGGAGAAGAGGTCGGAGAAGCTGGCACTCTTCAATGTTGTACTCGCGGGTATGCCGCTGATTTTGCAGTTGTAGTTGATACAAGTGATTGCCAAATTCAAGGACAGGGCGGTGTCATTACGGGATGGGTAACGATCCAAAGTCCTGAAACCTTCCACGATGCAACGAGAAGAAACATGATTCATGCTGGCGGTGGACTTTTTGGAGCGAGTGCAATTGAAAAAATGATGAAAGTCATTCAAAGCTTGCAAGAACTTGAACAACATTGGGCCGTTACAAAATCTTATCCTGGCTTTCCTCCGGGGATGACGACCATTAATCCTTCAGTCATTGAAGGTGGGCGTCATGCTGCTTTTATAGCGGATAAATGTGCCCTGTGGATAACAGTTCATTTTTACCCAAATGAAAATCATGCTGATGTTGCTAAAGAAGTTGAAGAGCATCTTATGAATATGGCCAAAGCTGATCCTTGGTTACGAGAAAACCCTCCGACCCTTAAATGGGGAGGAACTTCAATGATTGAGGACCGCGGCGAAATTTTTCCTTCGCTAGAAATTGACCCTAGTCATGAAGCTGTACAACTTCTAGGTAAGAGTCACCAGCATATTTTTTCTACAGAAGCGACGGTTGGTATGTCCCCTACTGTAACAGACGGTGGATGGCTTGGGGAAGCGGGGATCCCTACTGTAATTTATGGACCAGGGAAATTAAAGCATGCACATGCTGTCAATGAGCAGCTAGATGTTGATGAGCTCGTTAATTTTACAAAAGTGATGACTTCATTCATTTACGAATGGTGTCATTTATCAAAAGAAGAGGAGTGAGAAATGGTGGTATTTACTGACCGATTACATGAGAAAGCAAAACCAATTTGGAGACAAAGCCACGACCATCCTTTTGTTCAAGGAATTGGTCACGGGACATTAGATCTTGAAAGCTTTAAATTTTTCATGCGTCAAGACTATTTATATCTAATTGATTACGCTCGTTTATTTGCATTAGGCAGCTTGAAGGCAACTGACCTTCAAACGATGTCTACCTTTGCAAAGCTACTAGATTCTACTTTAAATGTTGAAATGGATTTGCATCGTCAATATGCCGAGCGCTTAGGAATTTCAGCTGAGGAGTTAGAAGCAACTAAAGCCGCACCTATCACCCTTGCCTATAGCGGATATATGTTAAATATCTCACAACGTGGATCCTTGGCTGAGCTGGTTGCTGCTGTTCTACCTTGCACATGGAGCTACTTTGAAATTGGCAAAGAACTATCCCAAATACCTGGTGCTACTGAACATGAAGTGTACGGCGAATGGGTGAGTATGTACTGTTCAGATGAATTTGGTGAATTAGCTGACTGGCTTATTACATTAATGAACCAATTAACAACAGGGATGTCTGAAACTGAGCTTGCTAATTTAGAAGATATCTTTTTAAATACAAGTCGTTATGAATACATGTTCTGGGATATGTCTTACAAGCAAGACATGTGGCCTACTGATGAATAACGACAACTTACTTTCCTTTGATAATGTCTCGTTTTCTTATGAAAAGGAGGAACAGATTATAAATCAAGTCTCGTTTTCCATTGATAGAGGAGAGTTTGTAAGTATTTTAGGTCCGAGTGGTTCTGGAAAAAGTACAATTTTCAGGTTAATTACTGGTCTTGAAAGAGCAAGTGCAGGGACTATTAGTGCTCCTTCAGATGCTGGTTTTATGCCACAGCAGGATTTGTTGTTAGATTGGCGAACAATTATTGAAAACGTCATTTTACCGTTGGAAATAAAGGGATATTCAAAGCAAAAAGCACGACTAAAAGCTGCACCATATTTCCATGAGTTTGGTCTAGTAGGAACAGAGCATAAATACCCAAATGAACTTTCCGGTGGAATGAGACAACGAGCTTCTTTTTTACGAGCCACGTTAAGTAGTGGTGACTTATTGCTATTAGATGAACCATTCAGCGCCCTTGATGCAATGACTAGATTATCGATGCAAGAGTGGCTGCTACAACAATGGGAACATTACAAGAAAACAATTTTGTTCATTACACATGATGTGGATGAAGCCTTGTTTTTATCGGATCGCATTTTTCTATTTACCGAAAAGCCGCTATCTACTTTTACAGAAATTCAGATTCCGCTGGATAGACCCCGAACACTTGAAAATATGCTTGATGTTCAAATGGTAGAGCTGAAAAGCTCATTAATTGCACAGTTGCGTCAGCAGGTGAAGCTATGATGCGGCACTTAAAAAACTATCTGGGTTCTTTTATTCTCATTGCAGGCTTGTTGGTTATTTGGGAAATTGGAGCAGGACAATATGATAAAAAATACATCCTTCCAACCCCAAGCGATATTTTTCTGAGAATGATTGATCTTCATGATTTATTATTCTTTGTTCATTTACCTGCGACCTTAAAAATCATTTTACTTGGGTTATCCCTTTCTATCTTGTTTGGTGTCGGCCTTGCCGTATGGATGAATATGAATACAATGGCGGAACGAACGTTTTTTCCAATAGTGATAGCATCACAGACCATCCCTATTATTGCGCTTGCACCTATTTTTGTGCTTTGGTTTGGATATGACATTTGGAGTAAAGTCGTTGTGACCATTCTCATTACGTTTTTCCCGATTACTGTGGGAACATTTGACGGACTACGCTCCACAAAAAAAGAGTATATCGATTTAGTAAGAACAATGGGTGCAACGAAAAGACATATCTTTTTTAAAATTCAAGTTCCTACTGCTCTTCCTTATTTCTTTTCAAGCTTAAAGGTCGCGGTTACCTTAAGCGTCATCGGGGCTGCAATTGGGGAATGGCTTGGGGCAGATGCAGGGCTGGGATATTTTAGTCGTCGTATGATGACGCAGTTTGACGGTGCCGGAGTTTTTGCTCCGATTGTTTGGCTATCCTTTCTAGGAATTGTTTTATTTTTACTCGTAAAAGCAATTGAATCTTATCTACTAAAATGGAGGAAAACACAATGAAACAACTTACAATGATGTTACTAGCTTTATTATTCGTTATCACTATCGCTGCTTGCGGAGGTACGGAGGCCCCAGTCGAAGAAAGTCAGTCAGACAGTACACCAGAACAAGTTGAGGACACTGAGGCAGTTGAGACAAATGAAGAATTAACAAGCATGGACATTATGTTAGATTGGTATCCGAATGCTGTTCATTCATACTTATATGCTGCATTAGAACAAGGGTTTTTTGAAGAAGAGGGACTTGATGTTACCATTCGTTTCCCTGCCAACCCAACAGACCCAATTAATTTAGCTGCTACAGGAGCAGTAACTCTAGGAATTACATATCAACCAGATGTCATTATGGCCAGAGCAATGGATGTTCCAGTCGTTTCAATTGCTGCGATTGTTCGTTCACCTTTAAATCATTTAATGGTGATGGCAGATAGCCCAATTCAAACTCCTGGTGATTTAGTTGGTCAAAGTGTTGGATATCCTGGAATTCCAGTAAATATTCCAATCTTAAAAACAATGGTTGAAGCTGATGGCGGTAACTTTGAAGAAGTAAACATGGTCGATGTAGGATTTGAGCTTGGTTCTTCCATTGTCAGCGAAAGAGTCGACGCTGTCATTGGTACTTATATTAACCATGAATACCCTGTATTAAAAGAACAAGGACATGACATTCGATATTTTAATCCCATTGATTTTGGTGTTCCATCTTATTATGAACTAGTCATTGTTACTAATGAAGAAACCCTTGCTGAAAGAAAAGAAGATATTGAAGCTTTTTGGCGTGCAGCAACAAAAGGCTATGAATTGATGAAAAATGAACCTGCACAAAGCTTAGATATCCTTTTCGCGAATCAAGACCAAGCTAACTTCCCATTAAGCCGTGCTGTTGAAGACCAAAGCTTAGAAATCCTGCTCCCAAAAATGGAGGAGAACGGTGAACGTTTTGGTAGTCAAACTGAAGATTCATGGCAAGAGGTTATTACATGGTTAGTTGAAGCTGGGCTAGTCGATGAAGCACCTTCTGCTGAAGAAATTTTTGTAAATATTGTGGAGTAATGATATTCAAAAAGCGTTCCTACCCCAATTGAGGGTGGAACGCTTTTTTCTTATGAACATACATTTATAATTAATGGAACGGTCCTGGTGTTATTGGATGGCTGTTCGCAACCATGCATAAATAATTGTGCCACCTTCCTCTTCAGCTTCGAATAATAAAACATTGTCACCTATTTCATAATGATAGGTCCATAGGTTCTCCATGTGATCAAGTTCAGAAATATCTGGTGTACCTAAGTTACGGTATAACGTAGTTGCATCAATTTCAAAATGCGAAACCGGTACTGCTATTGCTACAACTGTTTCACTTTCAGGGTTAATAAAAAATGTCACTTCTCCATAATCTAGAAATTCGCCACCTTCATAAGAACCAGAATCTAAAGGCTCTCCCATCTCATCAATTACTCTCTGGCGGCTGGCATTTAACTCAATTGGTATCCCATCAAGACGACCATCATATCCTTGCTCAATCCAACTGAAATCTATTCCAGACGAAGGATTAACCGTCTCAGCAGCTACTTTAGTAACCAATGACGGAAGATTGGCTTCAGTGACTTCTTTTACATGGTGTTCATTTGATTGTTGAGTTTCTTCTATATCTCCTTGGCCACAACCAACTACAAGCAATGTAAGGCATACTATAACGAATGATAATAAGTTCAATTTCAAGATACTCACCTCTTTGGCTATTCATACTCTATATTCATCTCTTACCCATTACTAGAATTCTTATTCACTAAAACGATAATTTATATCATTTTTTTACTAGATTTTATTTTTTCTTCATACATTACATTAGACGTGAAATCACCCAAGAAAGTTTCACCAAAAACTTATCCACTTTTAAATTACCTTTTCACTATAAAAAAACACAAAAAAGGTGGGACAAAGGATATATTTAGAAGCCACTGAAATAGTTAAACTAACTTTTTCAGTGCCCTCTTCATTTTCCTTTTGTCCCACCCTAAGCAAGTTGTTTTCTCATACCTTGCTTATTTTCTATTTTTTCGAAGATAATTTATCCATTTGTTTTACTACAAGTTTTTCCCATAAACTCCAAGGCAATAACTGCTTTATTAAAATCGTTACTAAAACTCCTTTTCCTACTTTATACCTAAAAGCAGGTACTTTTGCTATCACGGCCTGAATAATGACCTTTATGACCTCCTCCTTATTGCCGTATGTTTTTTCCCGTTCTATTACACTTTGTTCAAGTTTTTTAAACTTTTTATAATTGGGTGATGTTTTATCTGATAATGCTTTGGCTATCCTTTTTCCGGTTTTCCAAATATTTGTTTGGTATGAGCCTGGTTCAATGATGACGACATCAATTCCTACCTCTTTCATTTCTAATCTTAAGCTCTCACTATAGGCTTCAAGCGCATGTTTTGAAGTTGCGTAAGGGCCAATACCTGGTAATACAACTCTTCCGCTAATACTACTTATCATGAGAATTCTACCTTTCTTCTGGCGTCTCATCATCGGTAATACAGCTTTTGTTACACGCACAACCCCAAAAAAGTTAGTATCAAATTGTTCAATCCATTCTTCCTCTGAGACATCTTCTACAAATCCAGCTAACGCAAACCCCGCATTATTCACCAGTAAATCGACTCTTCCATATTGACTTTCTATTTTTGAAATGACTTCCTTGACTTGAATTTTATTTGTAACATCCATTTCAACTACGTCAACATCAGAGAGTAATTGGTCTTTTTTTATTCTTTCGATTAATTGTGTGGCCCTTTGTAAACTCCGAACTGTTGCAATGACATTGTATTCTTGTTTTGCCAGAGCTATCGTAGTCTCAAGACCAAACCCACTTCCAGCACCCGTAATAATAGCTAATTTTTTTGGCATCTTCGATCTCCCATAGCTTTTTTCTCTATTATAAGTGGAAGAGTAAAAAAACAGCTAGTTAAAGTAAAAACGCTCTACTTTTTTATTTCTCTCCTTTATATTTCTGGTTCTTTTGCACCAATGATTCACAGCAATTTTGGCATCACGACCATCTGCAATGATTTGGTATTCATCTCCGACTTTTAGGAAGAGCAAAAATGAAACTAAACCTAACAAGCTTTTACCGTTACAGACTTTACGCTCTTTCTTTACAGTGATTTCACATTGGAAATGTTCATTTTCAACAATAAGCTCAATGATTTTTGGTAAGCTCATTTGTTGAGTTAAGAAGACGGTTTGCTCTATTTTCATTCTCTCACTCCTAACTTCTGTTTCCCCAATTATATAAATTGGTTTTTACTCTCTCTATAATGGTGTAACATTTCATCACAGTTTACTTTTCAATTTTATTTATCTGTTTTTTTCGACAAATCCCAAAAAGTTTTTAATTTAAATGTTTTATTATTGAAATCTTATGGTATTATAGTCTTAAGACTTAATGCTTGACTTATAATGAAATCGAGGTGACTATCCTTGTTTAAAGGAAAACAGTTTAAAAAAATAGAAGTTGAAAAGCAAAATTTAGAAAAACGTGTTGCCGAACTTGAACAACAGCTTACTGAGAAGGATGAATGGACGAACAAATTGGTAGAAGAGATTTCTACGAATCTAGTAGCAGCAATGCAAGAATCTACGTCTGTTAACGAACAACATTCGACACTTGCTAAGGTGATTCAAGAGTTACAAGGAAAGTTCGAAACTGTAAATGGTCTAAGCGAAAGTTTAGGACATACTTCTTCTGTTATGACAGGCAAAGGTGAAGCTTTAATTTCTTCAACTGATATGATGGTTGATAAATCCACTGCTGGTCAAGAAGCGGTTAAAAAGATTCAATTGCTCATTCAAAAGCTTGGTGAGGAATCAAAACAAACTGCAACGAGTATGGCACAGTTAAGCTCTCGTTCAAAAGAGATTGAAGGAATTGTCAAAGTTATTAATGAAATTGCTGAACAAACGAACTTATTAGCTCTTAATGCTTCCATTGAAGCAGCTCGTGCTGGCGAACATGGTAAAGGATTTGCGGTCGTTGCTGATGAGGTTAGAAAATTAGCGGAAAACACTGCACAAAGTACGAAGAGTATCGACGAGTTAATTAAACATATCCAACAAGAAACAGATAAAGCTCAAGAAGACTCTAATAATACACTACGTGCTGTAGAAGATGGAATCGATTATAGTAATTTAACGGCAGAAAGTATTTCTGAAATCTTGGAAGCCATTGAAAGCGTCCGTTCAGAAGTAACTGATGTATTAGATACAATTAAAAATCAAGACCAATTAAGTGCAAAAGTAGTGGCAGAAGTACAATCGACAACTGCTGCATTTGAAGAAGCAAATGAATTAATTCAACAACATATTGAAGAATCAGACCGCGTCGAAGCTGCATTTAAAGACAGCGTTGGTCAACTTCAAGCCCCTGCACAAGTTGCGCCTTCAAAAGAAGAAGAATTAGAAACAGCATAAATTTAGAAGAATAAAAACCAGCGTGAAGTTTTATAACTTCACACTGGTTTTTTATTATTGTTCATGCTCTATCCCGTTTTCTATATCATTTATTTCCGTTTTTTGAAGCCGATTCTCAAAATACACACTGCGACTTGGAAAGGCAACTGCAACGCCTTCTTCTTCTAATATATCCATAATTTTAAAATTAATATCTTCTTTCACCTTCAGCCACTCAGGCCAAATTGTAGTATTCGTGAAAAAGTAAATGAAAATATCCAAACTTGAATTATTAAATTCACTAAATCGGACCATAATTGTTTGCTGATGGACCTCTGGATGCTGTAACAGCAATTCTTCAATCCTACGAACAACCACTTCAAGTTTTCTTCTAGGTGTTGTATAGGTCACTCCAAGATTAAACGTAATTCGTCGTCTTCCCATCTCCGACCAATTTGTAATCGGTTCATTCGCTAAGGTTGAATTGGGAACGGTGACAACTGAATCGGCAAACGTCCTGATTTTAGTGCTTCTAAAATTTATATCTTCAACAACACCTTGAACAGTAGGAGTTTCAATCCAATCTCCTTTTTTAAAAGGCCGTTCAGTAATAATGATAACCCCACCAAAAAAATTACTAACCGTATCTTGTGCCGCTAAAGCAAAAGCTAGTCCACCAAGACCAAGTCCAGCTACCAAGCCACTTACTTCGTAACCCAAAGCGCCTAAAAATATCCCAAACGTTAAGATGATAATTAAAAAACGTAACACTTTAGATAAGAAAGGAATTAACATACTTTCTTCTTCTACATCAACACTTTGTGTAAAAAAACTAGAAAAAATAGCTGAATTTGTGGAGAAAAAATTATATAAGCCCCACCCTACTAATAAAATCAATAAAGCCTCATACACATTCGTTACATACCTTGAGGCGGGAACATTGAAAGGTAAATATAACAATGCTAGATAAATACCAATAATAACAAAAAACACACGCAACGGCTTTTCAAAAGCTAAAAATAAATTCGTTAATAAATCAGTTGGCGTTTTTTTCGTCAACCTAATAATTAATCGAAATAAATAGCGGGTAAACAACTTTCTAAAGACATGGAACACTAAAAAAATAGCAATAGCTATTCCAATATCTACCCATGATACACGATATAATGAATTTATAACCGTTTCCCATATTTCCAATATTACCCCGTCCATTCCATCACAACTTCAACAACATTACCGCTATTCTACCATATTTAGCCCTCCATTTAATAACAAATTGATATGAAAAAACCAAAGGCTTATTCGCCTTTGGTCATAGTATCATCATTTTCCAATGACTCGTCTTCTACTACTTCATGAATTAGCTTTCCAATATCTCCACCATCTTGTTCTGTATTATTTGCGGAAGATTGTTCATTTTTCTTATAATGATCATTTTGATTTTGGTGTTGGTTATCTTGTTTTTCACTAGTCTTATCAGTAGAATTCATTTCGTCAAACAAATCAGCCGTCCACTCACTTCCCATTTCGAGGAGCATATGTGAAACATTTTTTCCTTGTTCACTTTGCTCAAATTGCTTCCTAATGTCCTGACGAAGCTCTTCTCCTTTTTTCGGTGCTAAGAGTAATGCTCCTGTTGCTCCAATGACTCCTCCGATAAGGGTACCCATCAGCATCCCATTTCCTGAACGTTTTTTTCTCATGAACATATAAAATTCCTCCTTCACCTTTTCATTTTCTTAGAATGCGGAAAAGAATAGGTTTTTATGCATCCTATGGACAAAAAGAAAAGTGGCTTCAAGAATGGTTCAGCGCTAGATTGTCAAGGGATAAATATTTAGTGATAGTTTTTACCACTTTCTATGCATTTTTCATTGACAAATCCTCCAAAACATCATTAAACTTAATTGAGAATGAGTATCATTTTTATATGTTTTATAGGAGGTATTTCAATGAACGATATCATTGCCACGCAATCTTTATCTCTCGGTTACAGTCAAAATTTGATTATTGAGAATTTATCTATAAACATCCCTAAAGGTAAAATTACCGTTTTCGTTGGAAGTAACGGCTGCGGCAAATCAACGCTTCTTCGGTCAATGGCTCGCTTATTGAAACCAAAAACGGGTGATATCCTTTTAGAACGTACAGATATGGCAACCATTGCAACTAAAAAATTAGCTAAAACATTAGCCATCCTGCCACAATCACCAACAGCACCAGAAGGTCTTACTGTGTACCAGTTAGTAAAACAAGGCAGATATCCCCACCAAACTTGGTTAAAGCAATGGTCGAAGGAAGACGAAAAGAAAGTGCAAGATGCTCTTGAAAAAACTCGTTTACTCGATTTAAAAGACCAACCAGTTGAAGAGCTATCTGGAGGACAACGACAACGAGCTTGGATCGCGATGACATTAGCTCAAGATACAGACATCATCTTATTAGACGAACCTACAACATACTTAGATATGACTCACCAGGTTGAAATATTAGACCTATTATTTGAACTTAATGAAAGAGAAAACCGAACGATTGTTATGGTGCTACACGACATTAATTTAGCTTGTCGCTACGCCCATCACCTTGTAGCAATGAAGTGTGGAGAAATATTTGCACAAGGTCCGCCCGAACAGGTGATAACACCAGAGACCGTTCAAGCTGTATTTGAAATGGAATGCCAAATTACACACGACCCAATTTTTGGTACACCATTATGCATACCATATGGACGTGGAAGAACAATAAAACAAACCGCATTAACAGGAACATAAAAAAAGCGACAAAGTCGGAGGGCACTGTAAAAGTTCGGTTTTTAACTTTTACAGTGCCCTCTTTGCAATGTGCGTAACCGTTGCATTTTTTTAAGTCAGCTACGAGTGGGTTTCTCGTAGCTGGCGGGCAACTGGTGGAGCCATTGGAACCATAATCAAAGGCATTGAAAAAGTTGGTTTGTACTTTTTCAGTGGCTTCACAAAGTCTCCCTTTTTTTAGAAGCAAGGAGCGTAGCCGCTGCCTTACTTAAAGTGTTTTACAAGTGCCTTTCTTGTAAAACACGCGCAGTGTGCGAAGCCCTTGCTCTTCCATGAGTCATCCTGCAGGGTATCTATGAACAACTTAATTTTTATGCTTTTCTTTCTTCTTCGAATAACCCAACCCCCCATGCTTCCTCCACAAACTTACATGTTTTTCTTCCGAAATAATAAATAAATAAAAAAAGGAGCACCAATTGCAGCAGTAAAAACTCCCGCTGGAATATCAAGTGGCAAAAAGGCTGTTCTTGCAATAATATCTGCAATGACAACTAATAGACCTCCTATAAGTGCTGAAGCCGGAATGAGACTCCCAAAAGAACGACCTATCAACTTTCTAGCGATGTGTGGTGCAATTAAACCGACAAAGCCAATTCCTCCAGCAACAGATACTGCTGCTCCTGCTAACGCCACACTCAAAACTAACAAAAGAAAACGAAATTTTTGCACGCTTACTCCTAATCCTTGGGAAACATCATCTCCCAGTTCCTTAGCATTGACGACTCTCGCTAACAGCAACGTAAGCATTATACAAATGACTACCCACGGAAGAAGTGTCCACACATTTTGCCAACTTGCTCCATATACACTTCCGGTCAACCATATGTACACTTTGCTAGCAACACCGATTTCACTCATGACTAATAGCATCATCGTAAGTGCCTTTGTGGCAGCAGCAATGCCAATTCCAATTAGGATAAGACGAAACGGAGTAATTCCATTTTTCCATGACAACGCATAAATACAGGCAGAAACGATGGCTGCACCTAGTATCGCAGCTAATGGAAGCCATGTAATACTGACAGTGCCTTGTAGCGTAATAATAAACGTTATTGCTCCGACTGAAGCTCCACCAGTAACTCCAATAATATCTGGAGAGGCTAGAGGATTTCGAACAATTCCTTGCAAAATAAGGCCTGAAACAGCTAAAGCTGCTCCTACTAAAAATGCCGTCAGAACACGTGGTAGACGCAACGTGTGGATGATATAGTCGTGTTCCCCGCTTCCTATCCCTACTAAATGAGAAAAGACTGCATACGGAGATAACCACGTACTTCCAACAGATAACGCTAATGAGAAGACCATAACAGAAAACGCTACTAACATAAAAATAACTTTAAGTGAGGATTTCTCAACTAGAAACGAAATCGTATCATTTTTCGTTCGAACGTGATAACTACGCATGTTTAGCTAACCCCTTACGTGCAATATATATAAAGAATGGCGTACCTATTAATGCCGTCATTACTCCAATTGGCATTTCCTGCGGCATGATAATAAACCGTGCTACAATATCCGCGGCAAGCAATAAGCTAGCGCCCATAAACCCACAAAATGGAATCACCCACCTGTAATCGACACCAATCATCCCGCGAACCATATGAGGAATAATCAGCCCAATGAACCCAATGGCTCCCCCAAGTGCTACTGACCCTCCTGCTAGCACAATCACAACAACTCCAATTAAAAGTTTTACAATAAGTGTCCGCTGCCCTAAGCTTTTGGCAATATCTTCACCAGATAACAATATATTAATTGGTCGACCTAAAAACATGGCAATGATTGCTGCACCTATAAAAAATGGAATAAGCGGGTACAGCATCTCCAGTGTTCGCCCAGCTACTGAACCTGCAAGCCAAAATAAAACGGTTTGAATTCCTTCTTGATTGATAACTAATAGCCCTTGTGTAAACGAAACAAATAATGCGGTAATCGCTGCACCAGCTAAAACAATTTTAACAGGAGCTAGTCCATCTCTCCCAACTGATCCGAGTATATAGACAAAAGCCCCGGCAATTCCTGCTCCGAGAAAGCCGATCCACATGTAATGAACTAATGAAGTCAATGAAAAAAAAGTAATCGCAAAAACAATAAAAAAAAGCGCTCCCGCATTTATACCGAGCAGGTCAGGTGATGCGAGCGGATTTCTTGTTAATGCCTGCATTAAAGCTCCTGCAATTCCTAGAC is a window from the Bacillus alkalicellulosilyticus genome containing:
- a CDS encoding FecCD family ABC transporter permease — encoded protein: MRKFRKIPKLVSLLFLILMFLITFCLSIMLGKISIPVTTVIDAFVNFDGTSTEHIIITTTRLTRAVLAAVIGASLGIAGALMQALTRNPLASPDLLGINAGALFFIVFAITFFSLTSLVHYMWIGFLGAGIAGAFVYILGSVGRDGLAPVKIVLAGAAITALFVSFTQGLLVINQEGIQTVLFWLAGSVAGRTLEMLYPLIPFFIGAAIIAMFLGRPINILLSGEDIAKSLGQRTLIVKLLIGVVVIVLAGGSVALGGAIGFIGLIIPHMVRGMIGVDYRWVIPFCGFMGASLLLAADIVARFIIMPQEMPIGVMTALIGTPFFIYIARKGLAKHA